In a genomic window of Nocardiopsis mwathae:
- a CDS encoding TrmH family RNA methyltransferase, which yields MASHEFTSIRSPRIKGARRLAKRAFRQRERRFLAEGPQAVREALAAPGGVQEMYATADAVQRHSDLVDAAYAAGIPVHRVSLEVMSELAQTVTPQGVIAVCDFVDVPLPEVGDARLAVVLSHVRDPGNAGTVLRTADAAGADVVIFTDASVDPYNGKCVRASAGSLFHLPVVVGVRVEDAVAHLRTQGARIFAADGGGPRDLHAAADEGAFADRVGWVFGNEAWGLPEQTVALTDGAVSVPIFGAAESLNLATAAAVCLYTTAREQRAAASAVPAAAPAVGERN from the coding sequence AGGGGGCTCGTCGGCTCGCCAAGCGCGCCTTCCGGCAGCGTGAGCGCCGCTTCCTGGCCGAGGGGCCCCAGGCCGTACGCGAGGCCCTGGCAGCCCCCGGCGGGGTCCAGGAGATGTACGCCACCGCCGACGCCGTCCAGCGGCACAGCGACCTCGTCGACGCCGCCTACGCCGCCGGCATCCCGGTGCACCGGGTGAGCCTGGAGGTCATGTCCGAGCTCGCCCAGACGGTCACTCCGCAGGGCGTCATCGCCGTCTGCGACTTCGTCGACGTCCCCCTTCCGGAGGTCGGCGACGCCCGACTGGCGGTGGTCCTGTCCCACGTGCGCGACCCCGGCAACGCCGGGACGGTCCTGCGCACGGCCGACGCGGCCGGAGCCGACGTCGTGATATTCACCGACGCCTCGGTCGACCCCTACAACGGCAAGTGCGTGCGGGCGTCGGCCGGAAGTCTCTTCCACCTGCCCGTGGTCGTCGGGGTGCGCGTCGAAGACGCCGTCGCCCACCTGCGCACCCAGGGCGCGCGGATCTTCGCCGCGGACGGCGGCGGGCCGCGGGACCTGCACGCCGCGGCCGACGAGGGGGCCTTCGCCGACCGGGTCGGCTGGGTTTTCGGCAACGAGGCCTGGGGACTGCCCGAGCAGACCGTCGCCCTGACCGACGGCGCCGTCAGCGTGCCCATCTTCGGCGCGGCCGAGAGTCTGAACCTGGCCACCGCCGCAGCGGTCTGCCTCTACACCACCGCGCGCGAGCAGCGCGCGGCCGCCTCCGCGGTTCCCGCGGCCGCCCCGGCGGTCGGCGAGCGGAACTGA